GCGAGAGGGTGAGGCCGCCATTCGACGCCGCGACGCCGGGGATCGGCGGATGAAGAGCGTCGACTGTCGCGAGCGCGCGCTGGCGTGCTTCGGGGTCTTCGATGCTTTCCGCTTCTTTGAGCGCTTTTTCGCGCGCACGAATCGCCTTCGTGAGAGCTTCCTGATCTAATTTCGGCGGCTGGGCTTTCCAGAAGCGGGATGGAATGTCTTCAGGCGAGAGCGCGATGGCTTTGATCCCCGCGTCGCGCAGGGAGAGGGTGGAGCTCGGCGTGCGGAGGGTTTTGAGGCCGGCTTCATCGAGAGCATGGAGGAGGAGGCGGCGTTTGAGCTCGATCCGATTCTCGGCCGCTCGCTTGCGATTCTGCAGCTTGTCGAGCGCGGTCTTGACTCCCTCAAGGAGGACTTCGTCATCAAGAATGGTGGCGTCGACAGCGCTAATTAATTCGACCAGATTTGTTTGCCCCTCGATGATGTCCGCCGCGAAGTCTGGGTCTGTTTCGGCTAAGGAACGAATCTGCTCGAGCAGATTCTGCTGCGCGACAAGTTCCTGTTGGAGTGCGAAGCGCGGGTCGACATTCATGAACTGCCTCCAGAGGCCCCAGCTGCGTTCGGCGATGGCCGTCCTTGTCACCGTCCGGGCGGGTCTGGTCAGGGGTTCTGTCGACCATCGGCGGAGTTTACAGAAGTGGATGCAGGGTGGTGGTCGGAGGCGCGTGACTCGAATTCGCCAGCGCGCGCTCGCGACAGTCGACGCTCTTCATCCGCCGATCCCCGGCGTCGCGGCGTCGAATGGCGGCGTCAACCTGCCGCATGAACGGCTCAGATCCGTATATTCTGGATTATTTGCTGTATTTCGAGATGGCTGCGTTCCTGCATGTCCAAGAGCTGCATACCACGGGCGAAATCGATACCTACGTCAATCGGGTGGCTAACCACAGCGCCATCGCGGTTTTTGAGGTGCTGAAGGCGCATCTGCTTTAGCTCTTTCAAATCCGGTGTCATCAGAACGGTGAAGAGGTGATCCGCGGAGCGTTCGATTTCCGAGTATTCGGAAAAAGCAGAGATTTCGTAGCGCCTGTCCGCCTTCAGGCACGCGTCCAAGCCTGACCGTGATATCTGATGGGCTGTTACGCCCAGCATCGGCGCGGCGGCCCCTTTAACGTCACGGTGTGCCAGCAGCAAATTCTTGAAGTCTTTGATCAAGTCGTTAAAGTCAAGCCGCTCCGGCCGTCCACGGTCAGACTCAAGCGGATGGAGCAGCGTCAAATAGTCGACGACCACGCAGTGCACGGGCATGATCTGCTCCAATTCCGTGAGCTTCGTCGCTAGGTCCGACAGACGGAATTTGGATTTATTTGGTTGGTCGATGTAAAGGGTGCCGTACTTCGCCTGATTGCGGAGATCCCAATCCGCCACGTTGAAGAGGAAGTCCTCCTCTTCGGCGGTCAGTTGGCCCGTCCGCCATTTTTCGAATTCGATGTATGGGGTAGAGGGATACTCGGCTTTATTGTTCGCGTGCATAATGGCGAAGTAGGCACGGCAGGCGTCGTGCGACATCTCTGCCGAAAAGAATGCTACGTTGCGGCCGTAGTGGTAGATCTGCCGGTAAGCGAAGTGACGCAAGAGGATCGATTTGCCGTGCGACGTGAAGCCGCCGAAGACGACTAAATCCCCGTCTTTGAAACGCGCTTCGGCGAACTTCTCAATTCCGAGGTCAAAATAGACCGCCTCCGAAGTCCCGTTCTTCTCCTTAATG
The DNA window shown above is from Methylocystis echinoides and carries:
- a CDS encoding DnaB-like helicase C-terminal domain-containing protein; translated protein: MHFILKTLVLEPTPKKLSTYLTKFQPAFKGQNAFVDRVVNGIVDFHHSYQEFPKAQSILDSLKSDGHNELYEFLEELLADESISAYADESEFISALELERKDWLHKQAQSAIRSAWSQLKNPTEASTANILKTADALQTKLQRLKTACLGNEESISSLLFGSEDVAGGHALPQIYGRIKEKNGTSEAVYFDLGIEKFAEARFKDGDLVVFGGFTSHGKSILLRHFAYRQIYHYGRNVAFFSAEMSHDACRAYFAIMHANNKAEYPSTPYIEFEKWRTGQLTAEEEDFLFNVADWDLRNQAKYGTLYIDQPNKSKFRLSDLATKLTELEQIMPVHCVVVDYLTLLHPLESDRGRPERLDFNDLIKDFKNLLLAHRDVKGAAAPMLGVTAHQISRSGLDACLKADRRYEISAFSEYSEIERSADHLFTVLMTPDLKELKQMRLQHLKNRDGAVVSHPIDVGIDFARGMQLLDMQERSHLEIQQIIQNIRI
- a CDS encoding siphovirus Gp157 family protein; translated protein: MNVDPRFALQQELVAQQNLLEQIRSLAETDPDFAADIIEGQTNLVELISAVDATILDDEVLLEGVKTALDKLQNRKRAAENRIELKRRLLLHALDEAGLKTLRTPSSTLSLRDAGIKAIALSPEDIPSRFWKAQPPKLDQEALTKAIRAREKALKEAESIEDPEARQRALATVDALHPPIPGVAASNGGLTLSRRV